The Thermomonospora curvata DSM 43183 DNA segment GGACGGCTGAACCTGCTGGAGATCCGCTACGAGGGCGGGGTGCCGGTGCTGCCGCGCGGCTTTTCGAACGTGCTGGCCACCTTGGGCGCCGATTCTTGAAAAACGGCCCCTACATGGGTCTTTCCCTGCCGTCCGGAACGTGCGACCTTGTCAGGAAGAAGGAGATCCTCCTTCACCGACCCCGTGCCGGAGGGTGGGCTATGCGGATTCGCGACATCTTGCGCACCAAGGGGAGCTCGGTGGCCACGGTGGAACCCACCGCCACCGTCCGGGAACTGCTGGCCAAGCTGGCCGAGCTCAACATCGGCGCCGTGGTGGTCTCCCCGGACGGGGCCACCATCGCCGGGATCGTCTCCGAACGGGACGTGGTCCGCCGGCTGCACGAGCGGGGCGCCGCCCTGCTGGACGCCCCCGTCAGCGACATCATGACCGCCGAGGTGCGCACCTGCGCCCCGGAGGCGGCCGTGGACGAGCTGCGCAAGACCATGACCGAGCACCGGATCCGGCATGTGCCGGTGGTCAGCGGCGGGCGCATGGTCGGGCTGGTGAGCATCGGCGACGTCGTCAAAAGCGCCATCGACGAACTGGAGACCGAACGCGAGCACCTGGTCGGCTACCTGCACGGCTGAGCGCAGGCCCGGGCGCCGGGACCTAGACGTAGGCCGGCAGCGGACGCGCCAGGGGAGAGGTCTGCGTCCGGGCATGGGCGCCGGCCAGCCGCTCCACGGCCGTGCGCAGGGTCTGCGGGGGCAGCACATACGGCAGGCGCAGGCAGTCCTCCAGCACCCCGTCCACTCCGAAGACCGGTCCCGGCACCACCCGCACCCCGTGCCGCCAGGCCCGCTCGGCCACCGGCGTCGCCACCGGGGCCTCCAGCCGCACCCACAGGCTCATCCCGCCGCGCGGCAGGGTGAACTCCCACTCCGGCAGCAGCTCGCGCAGCGCCCCGGCCAGGGCGTCGCGGCTGCGCGTCAGCTCCTGCGCCCGCTCCGCCCGCACCTGCTCGATGCGCTCCAGCAGCCGCCAGGCGACCAGCTGCTCCAGCACCGGGCTGGCCAGGTCGACCGACGCGCGGGCGGCGATCAGCCGGCGCACCAGCGGGGCGCCGGCCCGGATCCAGCCGATGCGCAGGCCGCCCCACATCAGCTTGGAGGCCGAGCCGATGCTGATCACCCGGCCGCCGGTGTCGTGGGCGGCCACCGGACGCGGCCGGGGCGCCGCCGGATCCAGTGACAGCTCGCTGAAGGACTCATCGACGATGAGCAGCGCGTCGGCGCTGCGGGCGGCCGCCACCAGCGCGGCCCGCCCGGCGTCGTCCAGCAGATGACCGGTGGGGTTCTGGAAGTCGGGGATCAGGTAGGCCAGCCTGGCCGCGGCCTGCCGCATGCTCGCCGCCACCAGCTCCAGATCCCACCCCTCGCCGACCCCCACCGGCACCAGCCGTCCCCCGCAGCGCCGGAGGGCCTCCAGCGCGTGCGGGTAGGTGGGGCGTTCGATCAGCACGGCGTCGCCCGGCGTCACCAGCACGTGCGCCAGCAGCGAGATCGCCTGCTGGGCCCCGGTGGTCACCACGATCTGGTCGGGGCGGGTGGGGGCGCCCAGCTCGGTGTAGCGGGCGGCGATGGCCTCGCGCAGCACCGCCAGCCCGGTGGGCTCATAGCCGTGGCCGGTGCTGTGGCGCGGCAGCTCGGCCATGGCCTCGGCCGCCGCCTCCGCCAGGCAGGACGGGGCGGCGGGCGCGGCGCAGCCCAGGTCGATGAGGTCCTCGTCGGGGCGTTCGTCGGCCGAGCCCAGCGGCCCCAGGCGGCCCACGGCCCGGTGCGGCGCCGGCCGGTCCGCCGCCGGCAGCGCGGTCCAGCTTCCCGCCCCCTGCCGGCTCTCCACATAGCCCTCGGCGCGCAGCCGGTCGTAGGCGGCGGTCACCGTGGTCCGGCTGACCCCGAGCGCGGCGGCCAGGTCCCGCTCGGCCGGCAGCCGCATCCGCGGCGGCAGCCCTCCGCTGAGCACCAGTTCACGCACCGCCCGGGCCAGGGCGACATAGCGGGGACGCTCCCGCGGCGGCTCGCCCAGCAGCCGGGCGAGCTGCGGACCGCTGATGTACCGCGCACTCATGAAGGCCACTTTTGTGGATTGGCTCTTAAAAGGCAAGCCGGAAAGGGGCCATTCTGCTGACCGGCGGCCTTGGCCCGTCGATCCCCGTCTCGTTCGAAGGACCCCGTGCCGATCGTGTTCGCCCTCCTGGCCCCGAGATTCGGCGTCGACTCGCGAGACGGCCTGGACTGGAGGCCGGGCCGCCCGCCATGGCTGCGGGACTGCGGGCGCCGTCGGAACGGAACGGAGAAATGGCCTTGCTGATTCGCCGGCTGATCCAGCTCTACATCGGATTGGCCTTCTATGGTCTTGGAATCGCCCTGCAGGTGGCCTCGGGCCTGGGCAACGACCCGTGGGACGTGTTCCACCAGGGGCTGTCCCGGCGGCTGGGGCTGTCCATCGGCGCCTGGATCATCATCGTCGGCGCCCTGGTGATGCTGCTGTGGATCCCGCTGCGGCAGCGGCCCGGCCTGGGCACCCTCAGCAACGCGCTCTTCGTGGGGCTGTTCACCGACCTGTTTTCGGCCCTGCTGCCCGACCCCCGCTCCCTCGCGATGCGGTGGGCGTACCTGGTCACGGCGATCGTCGTCGGCGGTTTCGCCACCGGCTGCTACATCGGCGCCGGGCTCGGCCCCGGCCCGCGGGACGGCCTGATGACCGGGCTGGCGGCGCGCGGCCATTCCATCCGGGTGGTCCGCACCGCCATCGAGGTGACGGTGCTGGGCGCGGGCTGGCTGCTGGGCGGCACGGTGGGCGTCGGCACGCTGCTGTATGCGGTCGCCATCGGCCCGCTGGCGCACGTCTTCATCCCGGCGCTGCAGATCGAAGGGCGCGCCGGGGGAGGGGAGGGGCGGCCCCGGCCGTCCCGGGCCGGCGAGCCGCACCTCCCCCCACTAGATGATCTACAACGTAAAGGCGTCGGTCAGGAGGGCGCCTGACCCCGCCGGGGCGTCTCCGCCCCGTCCTCCACCCGGGCGATGTGCTCGCTCACCCAGCGGGCGATCACCGAAGGGTGGGTGCGCGGCACCCAGTGCGCGGCCTCGATCCGCCGCAGCGTCAAATTCGGCGCCCACGCGCGCAGCCCGCCCACCAGGTAGGGGGAGACGAACACGTCCCGCATCGGCACGATCACCTGGGTGGGCACGTCCGTGCGCCGCTCCCGCGGGTCGCGCAGCCGGGCCCGCACGTTGGCCCGGTACAGGCCCAGCCCGGCCACCGCATCGGCGGCCGAGGTCCCCGAGGGGCGGTTGCCGTGCCGCAGCGGCCCTGCGCCCCGGCGCAGGATGCGGCGCAGCGGCTGAGCCAGGCCCGCCCGCCACAGCGCCTCCGGCAGCACCGGCACCTGGAACCAGGAGATGTACCACGAGCGCACCGCCTGCTCGGCGGCCATGCGCAGATTGCGGGGGGAGGGACGGGCCAGCCGGCTGCGCAGCCAGTGCCCCACGTGGTCCAGGCAGGGGCCGGAGATCGAGGTGAAGGAGGCGAAACGCTCCGGCATGGTGCACACCGCCTCCCACGCCTGGATGGAGCCCCAGTCGTGACCCACCAGGTGCACCGGCCCGCCGGGCGCGGCCTCCTCCAGCACCGCGCGCAGATCCGCCACCAGGTGCTCCAGCGCATACCAGGCCGTCCCGGCCGGATGCGAGGAGGCCCCGGCGCCGCGCACGTCGTAGCGGACGATGTGGAAACGCTCGGCGAGGCGGGCGGCGACCCCGTCCCACACGGCGTGCGTGTCGGGGTAGCCGTGCACCAGCACCACCACCGGCCGGCCGGGGTCGCCCTGCCGGTACACCGCCAGCTCCACCGCCTGCGCGCCGGAACGGGAGCGCACCCGGCTCCGGGCGACCTGCTCACCCAAGCCATTGGACATTGTGTCAATGAACCGTGCGGGCAGGCCGCCGGTCAAGCCGCTGCGGCGGTGACGCCCGTTACACGCGCGCCCGCCTGTCCGGGTCGGGTCTAGTACGGGTTGTAGCCGGCGGCGCGGGCGGCCGGGGAACGCATCAGGTACTCCAGCGCCTTCTGGGTGGAGCACACCTTGGACGGGTGGTGCGAGGGCCGCAGGTAGACCGGGGCCTCACCGAGCAGCAGCTTGAAGATCCCCGGGACCAGGCCCCGGCGCACCGAGCGCCGGTAGGAGCGGTAGACCCGCCACAGCGTCACCTTGCCCTTGACGGTGGGGTCCTGCTTGAGGAACAGCAGCGTCCCGCCGATCAGCGCCCAGTACAGGAAGAACAGCGCCACCAGCCAGGAGGCGACCCGCATCGGGTACTTGCCGCCCAGGTGCCGGTAGACGTCGAACACCACCGAACGGTGCTCGACCTCCTCGGCGCCGTGCCAGCGCAGCAGGTCCAGCATGGTCGGGTCCACCCCGGCCGCGTCCAGCTTGTCGTTGTCCATCACCCACTGGCCGAGCACCGCGGTGTAGTGCTCGATGGCCGCCACCGCGCCGAGCTCGAACAGCAGCCGCTGCTTGTACAGCCGCGGGTGGCGCTTTTTGAGCGCCTCCATCTTGGCGGGCCACTCGGCGTTGCCCTGGGCGGCCGGCTTGGTGACCACGGTGGCGTCGATGCCGTTGGCCAGCAGAAGCTTGTCGATCACTCCCTGGTGCGAGCGGGAGTGCACCATCTCCTGGCCGATGAAGCCCTTGATCTCCTGGCGCAGCCGCTCGTCGGTGATGTAGGGCATGGCGGCCTTGACGCAGTTGATGAACCACTTCTCGCCCTCGGGCAGCACCACATGGAAGGAGTTGATCATGTGGGTGGCCACCGGGTCGCCCGGGATCCAGTGCAGCGGGGTGTTCTCCCAATCGAACGAGACCCGCCGGGTCTTGATCGGAGGATGCCGTTCGTCGATCTGCGGCACGGCTCCCTCGGCTCCCAACGGGCTGGTCATTTCCTCTCCTCACATCGACGTGTTCTGCTCCCGCCGAGCGGGACGCATGGGGTCACAGTCACCCTTAGGGGAAGAAGTCAAGACCTATACGGAAAAGTCCGCTTGGCTGCAGGGCCACAAAATACCGGCCCGCTTTGGCTGCCGGGTGACAAGCGGCCGGCGGCGCAAGAGCCACAAGGCCCGTCCCGGACCTTCGGCGGCCGCTCTTTCCGGGCCGGACGGCGTCACGGCCGGGTGGCGGTCCCGGCCCGCGGGGTGAGACGGTCCCGGACGCCCGCCGCGGAAAGTCCCCCCACGGACGGGACAACGGACACTGGGCGGCGGGACGGACGGGCGGAGATCGTCGGGGAGTACGACCGGACA contains these protein-coding regions:
- a CDS encoding CBS domain-containing protein; this encodes MRIRDILRTKGSSVATVEPTATVRELLAKLAELNIGAVVVSPDGATIAGIVSERDVVRRLHERGAALLDAPVSDIMTAEVRTCAPEAAVDELRKTMTEHRIRHVPVVSGGRMVGLVSIGDVVKSAIDELETEREHLVGYLHG
- a CDS encoding PLP-dependent aminotransferase family protein → MSARYISGPQLARLLGEPPRERPRYVALARAVRELVLSGGLPPRMRLPAERDLAAALGVSRTTVTAAYDRLRAEGYVESRQGAGSWTALPAADRPAPHRAVGRLGPLGSADERPDEDLIDLGCAAPAAPSCLAEAAAEAMAELPRHSTGHGYEPTGLAVLREAIAARYTELGAPTRPDQIVVTTGAQQAISLLAHVLVTPGDAVLIERPTYPHALEALRRCGGRLVPVGVGEGWDLELVAASMRQAAARLAYLIPDFQNPTGHLLDDAGRAALVAAARSADALLIVDESFSELSLDPAAPRPRPVAAHDTGGRVISIGSASKLMWGGLRIGWIRAGAPLVRRLIAARASVDLASPVLEQLVAWRLLERIEQVRAERAQELTRSRDALAGALRELLPEWEFTLPRGGMSLWVRLEAPVATPVAERAWRHGVRVVPGPVFGVDGVLEDCLRLPYVLPPQTLRTAVERLAGAHARTQTSPLARPLPAYV
- a CDS encoding YczE/YyaS/YitT family protein, whose translation is MALLIRRLIQLYIGLAFYGLGIALQVASGLGNDPWDVFHQGLSRRLGLSIGAWIIIVGALVMLLWIPLRQRPGLGTLSNALFVGLFTDLFSALLPDPRSLAMRWAYLVTAIVVGGFATGCYIGAGLGPGPRDGLMTGLAARGHSIRVVRTAIEVTVLGAGWLLGGTVGVGTLLYAVAIGPLAHVFIPALQIEGRAGGGEGRPRPSRAGEPHLPPLDDLQRKGVGQEGA
- a CDS encoding alpha/beta fold hydrolase, with the protein product MGEQVARSRVRSRSGAQAVELAVYRQGDPGRPVVVLVHGYPDTHAVWDGVAARLAERFHIVRYDVRGAGASSHPAGTAWYALEHLVADLRAVLEEAAPGGPVHLVGHDWGSIQAWEAVCTMPERFASFTSISGPCLDHVGHWLRSRLARPSPRNLRMAAEQAVRSWYISWFQVPVLPEALWRAGLAQPLRRILRRGAGPLRHGNRPSGTSAADAVAGLGLYRANVRARLRDPRERRTDVPTQVIVPMRDVFVSPYLVGGLRAWAPNLTLRRIEAAHWVPRTHPSVIARWVSEHIARVEDGAETPRRGQAPS
- a CDS encoding metal-dependent hydrolase, with the protein product MTSPLGAEGAVPQIDERHPPIKTRRVSFDWENTPLHWIPGDPVATHMINSFHVVLPEGEKWFINCVKAAMPYITDERLRQEIKGFIGQEMVHSRSHQGVIDKLLLANGIDATVVTKPAAQGNAEWPAKMEALKKRHPRLYKQRLLFELGAVAAIEHYTAVLGQWVMDNDKLDAAGVDPTMLDLLRWHGAEEVEHRSVVFDVYRHLGGKYPMRVASWLVALFFLYWALIGGTLLFLKQDPTVKGKVTLWRVYRSYRRSVRRGLVPGIFKLLLGEAPVYLRPSHHPSKVCSTQKALEYLMRSPAARAAGYNPY